The DNA region CAAGACAAGAGATGGCTGAAAAGTATCTTGAATACGTAACCCAATATGGGTTAGACTCTATGGCTATGGCACTAGACCGGGTTGAAGCAGTTGAGTTAGCTTTAGAAATGTCCCCAAATCCTGTATTATTAGTACTTACTGGTAAAGGCCACGAACCCTATCTTGAGGAAAATAAGTATGGTGTTCAATCTGACCAGCAAGTAGCCCACATGTTTCGCTACCGTCAAGTCAGCTATTCAATGTGAAATGTAGGATATCAATAAGACCAATAGAAAAAAGCAACATGTATTTATATAAATACATGTTGCTTTTTTATTTGATCTAAATAGGACTTTAATATGCTAAGTCGCATGACTTATAGAACTCCATATAGCTAATTTTCTATAAGAATATCGCCTTATATCATAACAAATACCCCGTTTAACAGCGATAAATAGAGTTATATGATTAATACACATGTGATGATATGTAAATAAGCGTACACTGTTATATCGGAAAACACCTGTACATTGATAGTAATAGGCTATCAAGGATAATGGTAATCTAGTATCTCGATTGAATTGCAATCATGATTGGTTTTTCCTACAATTAGTGAATGATAAAAAATCATTTGGAGGCAATATTATGAAGAAAATTTTCCGTGCATTGGGCTTGGCACTAGTGGTATTAGTTTTAGCTGCTTGTGGCCAAAGTGAAGAAACGACTAAAGTAAAACTAGGTGTCGTTGGCGATAAAAACGACCAATGGGAATACCTACAAGATGAATTACTAGAAAAAGAAAATATTGAAATTGAATTGGTAAAATTCACTGACTACCGTCAACCAATCGTATCATTAGATGATGGGTCGATTGATATGCACTCCGCTTTAACAGAAATCTATATGGATTCAATCAATGAAGAAGGTGGCTATTCTAATACCACATTAGGTTATACCACTTTAAATCCGATGGGTGTCTTCTCTGAAAAAATTGATTCATTAGATGAACTAGCAGACGGCGCTTTAGTCGCAATTCCAGACGACGTATCAAACGGGTCACGTGCTTTACTGTTACTGCAAACAGCAGGCCTAATCGAATTAGACGAATCTAAAGGGTTATTACCAACAACAAGTGACATTACTTCAAATCCAAAAAACTTACAATTTGAAGAAATGGCAGCCAACCAAACAGCTCGTGCCTTAGCTGACGTTGATATCTCATTAATCAACAACGACATGGCAACAGACGCAGGTTACGTGCCAACACAAGACTCAATTTACCTTGAGCCAGTCGCAGAATCATCAAAACCATACTACAACGTCATTGCAGTCCAAGAAGACCAAACAGACAATGAAGTATACAAGACAATCCTTGAATACTATCAAACAGATGAAGTCGCAGCAATCATCGATGAAATGTCAGCAGGATCAAGCATTCCGGTATGGGAAGGCGCACCAGAACCAGGTAGTTCAAATTAATATTAGAATAATATAAAAATATATTCCTACTAGGGTAGACAACAGATATTTATGTCTATCTTAGGAGGATTTTTTTGAGCATTTGTATGGAAGCATTAATTCAATAAGTTAAAGATAGAGTTACAATAAGCACAATAAGGAGCAATAATAGTTATCAGTAAATTGGGTCCAAATACAATTTAAAATGACAGCGTTTTCAATATAATGGAATTAAGGAGTAGTTATATGATTACAGATTTATTAGTGGAAAAGATATTAGTACTAAAAAAGTATGATGGATACTCCATTATGTTTCTAGAAAAAGTTTTTGAAGTAGATAGGAGGATTTTATTTAGAGATGTAGAGAGAATTAATGATTTTTTGAATAAAGTTAAACTAGAGGAGTTCTTTTTTACAGATAATAAAATTGTAAGTCCAGGTTGGGATAAGAAAGAGCTTATAAAAGCAATATCTAAATTTGAAGAAAATTTTTTATTTCAAGATGAACGACCACTAGCAATAATCATATACATATTTATTGCTAATAGCTATATTTCAAATTATCACTTTCAAGATTTGTTTAAAATGAGCAAAAATACAATACTTAATGACATAAGAATATCAAAAGAAATTGCTGCTGAGTACAATATAAGGTTGAAATATTCTAGGTCGAAAGGCTATCACCTTATAGGTAATCCTATAAATCAGAGACGATTGTTGGAATATGCAGTGACGAATATTCTAGATTTAGAGACAGGTAGCTGGATGATATTTTTTTTGACTCATAAACAAGTTGATAGTGAGGTTATTACTAAAATTAGTAAGGTGTTAAGAGAGTCAACCGATGGAATATATGTTGAGAAATCTTTAATGAGATTAAGTTATATTTTAGCTATTTTGAGTATTTCAAAATTTGAACCGACTGATGTTTTCTCTAGTAATCAATATCACTTACTCAGAGGATTAGATATAAATAATCTAACAGAAGGAATAGTTAGATTTTTACCTCAATTAAATGATGAAAGATTCTATATAGCTTCCAGAATTATGGCTAGTCTCCAAGGTGATTTAAAGAGAGAGAGCACTTATTTTCTACAGAAGAAAATGGATTTAATTATAGAAAAAGTTCTAGGGTATTTGGGGATTGTTAATAATAACCCACAACATTTTCGAGTAGTATTTTTTAATCATTTTGTACCTGCATACTTCCGTATGGTCTTTGGGATATATGAGCATAATCCGTTGAAAGAGAATGTAAAATCTAAATATACAGATTTATACTCAATAATTAAGAGAGTTGTGATAGCTCTAGAGGAAAAAAGTGACTATACCCTTTCGGAAGATGAGATTATTTATTTTGTAATTTTATTTGAAGGTTATATAGGAACAACTAAGCCAATAAACTCGCAGTATAAAGGAATTGTTGTCTGTCCTAATGGGGTAAGCTCCTCATATATTCTGACAAAAATTTTAAGAGAAACATTACCTGAAATCTTAATAATTGATTTTTATTCTATGCAAGAAATCTACACTTTAAATAAGGATACGTATGACATAATTTTCACGACAAGACTAATAGAAGATATAAATAAGCCACAATTTGAAGTTTCTCCGGTTATGAAACCCGTAGAAGAAAGTATTTTGAAAAGAAAAGTATATGACTATTTGGGTATACATGATTCGAATTTGGAAAGAGTGGACGAGGTCTTAGCTATATTAGAGAATCATGTAACTATCCCAGATTATAATGTATTACAAACAGAATTAGATACATACTTTAGTGAAGATATAAATAACTTAAATAATTTGCAAGGAGGAAAAAATTTGAATGAATTATTAAATTCGTCGCGAATAAAATTTGTAGAAAAAGTAGCGGACTGGAGAGAAGCAATTACTGTCGCCAGTGCACCCTTACTAGCACAAGGGTTTATAGAGAAGCAATATATAACAAGTATGATTGAAAGTGTAGAAGAATTTGGACCATATATTGTACTATCTCCACATGTAGCGGTACCACATGCTACACCAGATAAAGGTGTAAAGAGACTTGGTATGAGCTTATTGAGATTAGAAGATTCTGTAGATTTTAATCTGAAGGAAGATAAAGATGATGACAAATTTGTAAATTTAATTTTTGTGCTAGCTCCAGTAGATTCAAAAGCTCACCTAAAATCTTTAGCTCAATTAGCAAATATTTTAGATGAGGAAAATATTATCCGAAAGATAAATGAAGCTAAAAATCCAGATGAAATAATGGAAATAATTGATGAAGAAATGGAGATGTAAATTATGAAAATAGTAACGGTTTGTGGCAATGGTATTGGTAGTAGTTTGTTACTTAAAATGAAGGTAGAAACAATTGCAAAAGAAGTAGGCGTATCGGCGCAAGTAGAATCTAGTGACTCTAATGCTGCAGCTGGACAAAAAGCAGACTTATTTGTAACTGTAAAAGAATTTGCTAATATTTTTCCTGAAAATTCGAATGTATGTATTGTGAAAAGTTATACAAATAAGAAAAAAATTCAAGAAGATTTAATACCCTATTTAGAGAAATTCAAATAATGAATTGGAGGAGAAAGTTATGGCAATATTATCATTCTTACAAGATATTCTTAGTGAGCCGGCTTTTTTAATGGGATTAATAGCCTTTATAGGTTTGGTAGCTATGCGTTCAAGATGGGATAAGGTGCTGACAGGTACTTTAGGTCCAATTTTAGGATACTTAATGCTTTCGGCAGGATCAAGTGTTATTACCGCTAATCTTGACCCATTAGCACAGATGATAGAGACAGGTTTTAACGTTACAGGTGTTGTACCGAATAATGAGGCTGTTACTTCAGTAGCTCAGGAACTTTTAGGTGTGGAAACAATGTCAATTCTAATTATGGGATATGTATTCAATTTATTGATTGCAAGATTTACGAGATTTAAGTACATATTTTTAACTGGTCACCACAGTTTCTTCATGGCTTGTTTATTATCTGCAGTTTTAGGTTCTTTAAACTTTGAAGGTATACAAATGATCCTTATTGGAGGTTTTATTTTAGGATCATGGTCAGCAATCTCCCCAGCAATAGGACAAAAATATACTTTACAAGTAACCGATGGTGAAGAAATTGCAATGGGGCATTTTGGTAGTTTAGGTTATTATTTATCAGCTCTTATTGGAAAGTATGTAGGAAAGAATAGTAAATCAACAGAAGATTTTGAAGTTCCAGAACAATTTGGATTCTTAAGAAATACTACGATTTCGACTGCGATAACCATGGTTGTATTTTATTTAGGTGCGGCCGTTGCAGCTGGTCCTAAATTTGTAAGTAGTCTATCGGGAGAAACTAATCCGTATGTTTATGCTTTATTATGTGGTTTAACTTTTGCAGTAGGGGTAACTATTGTTTATAACGGTGTTCGATTGATTCTAGCCGATTTAATCCCAGCGTTTGAAGGAATAGCAACAAAAATTATTCCTAACTCAGTTCCCGCGGTCGATTGTGCTGTTTTCTTCCCGTTTGCTCCAACTGCAGTAATTTTAGGTTTTGTTTCTAGTTTTATTGGAGGTGTGATTGGTATGTTAGCTCTAGGAGCTATTGGAGGAGTAGTAATAATTCCAGGTCTTGTACCACACTTCTTTTGTGGGGCAACAGCTGGAGTTTATGGAAACTCAACTGGTGGTGTTCGGGGAGCAACTTTAGGAGCTTTTGTAAATGGGTTGTTGCTTGCTTTTATCCCAGCCTTCTTATTGCCTGTACTAGGAGAACTAGGATTCTCAAATACAACATTTGGGGATGTAGACTTTGGTGTGATAGGAATAGTTTTAGGAAACTTAGGTACATGGTTAGGACAAGTGGGTATATATATTATCTTGGCTTTAATCGCGGTATCACTACTGCTTCCTAGTTTAGGAAAAAATAAAAATGATGCGATAAATAACGTCGAAATGGAGGACTAAAAATGGTGAAGATTTTTACTGATGGAGCAAATATTGATGAAATGTTAAATGATTTGAAATCGCCTACAGTAACGGGGGTCACAACAAACCCCTCGTTGATGAAGGTAGCAGGCATTACTGACTATATAGAGTTTGCTAATAAAGTAGTAACTAATATAAAAGATTATCCTATTTCATTTGAGGTATTTAGTGACGATATTCAGGTTATGAAGCAAGAAGCTGAAAAAATTGCATCTATAGCAGATAATGTTTATGTGAAGATTCCCGTTATGAACACTAAAGGAGAGAGTACATCTGAGTTAATCAAAGAATTATCAGGAAAAGGAATCAAGCTAAATGTAACAGCGATTTTTACTTTAGATCAAGTTGAAGAAGTAGTAAATAGTTTGCAAAATGGAATTCCGAGTATTGTATCAGTATTTGCAGGTAGAATAGCAGATACTGGAGTAGATCCTATTCCTTTGATGAAAAAGGCATTATCTATTACTTCACAAAAAGAAGGCTGTGAATTATTGTGGGCAAGTACTAGAGAAATTTTAAATATTTATCAAGCAAATGATATTGGAGTTGATATAGTTACGGTACCACCAGCTTTATTGAAGAAATATGATAAATTAAAAGATAAAGATTTATATGAATATTCATTAGAAACAGTAGAGGGATTTGTAAAAGATGGAAAAGAATTAGGGTATTCAATCCTTTAATTAAATAAGTCTGAATATTTAGTGGGTAATAGTTGAATGATTAGCTGATTCAAGATGAAGGCTAATTATTCAACTATTTTTTCTATATTTACTGCTAATGTATTTATCATAGAATCGGTTTTAGTATATGTAGTTAAGTTAATCAAATATTTTTAAAGTTATGTGTTATATAGTAAATACAAATATTGTATTATAAAATGTTTTAGTAGTATAAAGTAAAGCGATTCTGCAAAGAGGATATGCATAATAGCAATATTTTGAACATTCTGACGGATAAAAAATTCGCTTTTTAACGATCTTTATATACTTATAAAAAAAACAAAAAAATAAAAAGACTGTCATATCAATGTTTATAAAAAATAATATTAAAATACGATTAGATAAAAATGGGTTATTTTCTAACGAATAAACTTATAGGATATAAAAAGAACAAATTTGAAATACTAGAAACTATTTTTCAAGATAAATATACACTATATAACATAATGGATTCTCATTCATTTCTACTATACTTACAAATATGTTAGAATGATAAGGATTGAAGGGCGTTATCCGCTCTCATTAAACTGCCATAATTCAAAAAATGGCGATTTGTATTTATAGGCAAAATGTTTCTATAATGAGCCTATACGAAATAACTCGTTACTTGCATGCAAACGACTTATTCGTATCGCCTCGAATAGACCGTTTGCTTCATCGCTGAACAAATTATCGGACATAGGAAGGGCAAATTTATGTTAAAAATTTATAATACATTAACCAATCAGAAGGAAGAGTTTAAACCACTAGTGCCAGGAAGTATTTCAATGTATGTATGTGGTCCTACTGTTTATAACTACATTCATATTGGGAATGCCCGGTCTACTGTTGCTTTTGATACAGTACGTCGTTACTTTGAATACCGCGGTTTTGATGTGAAATATGTCTCTAACTTTACGGATGTGGATGATAAGATTATTAACCGCGCTAACGAAGAAGGGTTAACGCCTGAACAAATTGCGGATAAGTATATTGAAGCATTCTATGAAGATACCGATGCTTTAAATGTTAAACGTGCTACTAAAAATCCACGTGTTGTGGAGAATATGGATGATATTATCCAATTCGTAGCCGATTTAGTAGATAAAGACTTTGCATATGTAGTGGACGGTGATGTGTACTATAGAACGCGTAAATTTGAGAAATATGGTCAGTTATCTGATCAAAATATCGATGATTTACGGGCGGGGGCATCTGAACGTTTAGAGGCAGACAGCCAATCGAAGAAAGAAGATGTTGTAGACTTTGCTTTATGGAAGTCAGCTAAACCTGGTGAAATTTCTTGGACTTCTCCTTGGGGTGAAGGTCGCCCTGGTTGGCATATTGAATGTTCTGTGATGGCAACAAAACTGTTAGGGGATACTTTAGATATCCACGCAGGTGGTCATGACTTAACTTTCCCTCACCATGAGAATGAGATTGCTCAATCCGAAGCACATACAGGTCATACCTTTGCCAATTACTGGATGCATAATGGTTTTGTAACAATGGGTGATGACGATGAAAAAATGTCTAAATCTTTAGGCAACTTTGTCTTAGCGCATGACTTAATCCAACAAGTCGATCCACAAGTGGTTCGCTTCTTCTTAGCTTCAGCACATTACCGGTCGCCTTTAAGATTCAATGAAGAAAATATTCAAGATGCAACCAACAACTTAAACAACTTGAAAACTGCTTATGCGAACTTAAATTATCGTTTTGAAGATGCTAAAGAGCAATTAGATAACGATGCGAAAGTATTGGCACAAATCAAAGCTTTAGAGAATGAATTCGTGGAAGCTATGGATGATGACGTCAATACGCCAAATGGTTTAACTGTTGTGTACCGTTTGATGCGTGATATGAATGTATATACAAACCAAAAAGAAGTATCTGTACCAGTTCTTGAAGCTTTTAAAGAGTCTTTTACAGCTTTACTAACGATTTTTGGGGTCACTTTATCAGATGAAAAAGAGTTGTTGGCGGATGATATTCAAGCCTTAATCGATGAACGTAACCAAGCCCGTGCAGATAAAAACTTTGCCCGTGCCGATGAAATTCGCGATCAATTAAAAGCTGAAGGCATTATCCTTGATGATACTGCCCAAGGTACGCGCTGGAAACGTGCGCAATCCTAGTTGCAGTCTATATTAATGAAAATCAATACAGAAATGAGTCGACTAAATGTCAGAGAATAAGTCTTTAACGAAAAATGAAATAAAACAACTAAGTGGCCTAACCTTAGCTTATTTAGGCGATGCTTCTTGGGAGGTAGTAGTCCGCGACCATTTGGTTCAAAGTGGTTTAACGAAACCCAAAGAACTACATAAAGCAGCGACTGAATTTGTGTCTGCAAAAGGGCAAGCCCTATTAGTTGAAGCGATGCAAGCTGAGGAAGGGTTCCTTACTGAAGATGAAATGACAATCTTTAAAAGAGGCCGCAATGCCAAAAGTCACTCAAGCGCTAAAAACGCAGATATTCATACCTATAGAATTGCAACCGGATTTGAAGCTTTGATGGGTTTTGCCTATTTAAATGATCAAGACCGTTTTAAGGAAATTGCAGCTTTCTGTATTCAATACATTCAACACGCACAAAAAGAGGAGCAAGAAAATGGCTAGAGACAATCAAAGACAACAAAACAGAGATAGAAGACCCCGTAGTACAAATAATGAAGAAGAACTGGATCAATCTCCTGATTTCGTCTATGGTTTCCATGCCGCTATGGAAGTATTAGAAGGCGACCATGATGTGAATAAAGTCTTCCTACAAACTGGCTTAAACGAGAAGAACGCCCAAGCTATTTTAAAAGCAGCCAACAAGCGAAATATCTTGGTATCTAATGTACCAAAGGAAAAATTAGATACCCTTTCTGATGGCGGCAATCACCAGGGTGTTGTCATGGCTATTGCAGCATACAAATACGCTGAACTAGAGGATATCTTCAAAAAAGCTGAAGAAGCGAATGAAGACCCAATTATCATGGTCCTAGATGGTATTGAAGATCCGCATAACTTAGGTTCTATTTTAAGAACAGCTGATGCTTCAGGGGTTCATGGTGTTATTATTCAAAACCGTCGCGCTGTGGGGTTAACGCAAGTTGTTGCCAAAACTTCAACTGGTGCGATTGAGCATGTACCCGTTGTACGTGTAACCAATATTTCTAAAACCATTGATCTGTTAAAAGAACGTGGTGTATGGGTATTTGGTACCGATATGAAGGGTCAATCAATGTGGCAAATGGATGCGACGCTCCCAATTGCTGTTGTGATTGGTAATGAAGGTAAAGGCGTATCACCAGGTGTGAAGAAACATCTAGACGGTATGATTACAATCCCAATGCGCGGGCATGTGCAAAGTTTAAATGCCAGTGTAGCAGCAGGGTTATTAATGTACCAGATTTATCAAAGTCGTATGGGTAATAGCTAATCAGTGAATTGATTTTATAGTAAGTTGATGAAGAAAGGAGGGGTGACATGGTACTAAGAAAAGAACGGTTAATCGTTGATGGCTACAATATGATTGGCTCTTGGCCTTTACTTGTAAAGTTGAAAAATCGAGATGAAATTGAGGCTGCAAGAGACTTGTTACTAGCAACCCTTTCTAACTATGTAGGCTATCATGATATCGAAACGTGGGTGATTTTTGATGCCATGTTTGTCCCAGGCATTTCTAAATCCTATGATCAATTTAACTTACATGTCGTCTTTACCAGTGAAGGACAAACCGCTGATTCATATATCGAAGAGATGATAGTTGATTTGGTGAGCCCTTTACATAATGTAACGGTTGCGACAAGTGATTTAGCTGAGCAGCGAATTGTTTTCCAAAAAGGTGCTTTAAGGCAATCAGCACAAGAGTTATATAGAGATGTGCAAAAAACCAACGCGGAAATTGCACATGGTGGTAATGATTATGAATACAACAAATATCAAAGATCCATACCATGGTCAGTCCATCAGCTAGATAAATTAAATGACTTTTATAGAGATTTAATTGACAAGAAAAGTGAATAGTAGGATTTTGGTGCGTTTGGTCTTTTGGATTGAGCCTGGGTGGTCTATTTGGAGAGGACAAATCTATGGCAAAGCAGAAACAAAGTAAAGACCAGTCACAGGTATTGGATTTAGTGTTGCAGGGTAAAAATGAACTTACTGAGGAAATATTTGATGCATTATACCAAGAAGTTTTACCTACCTTATATGCTAACCGTTGGCGCATCCCTAAGTATATTTTGGAAAATGATGATTACTATCAAGAAGCTAGAATTAGTCTAGTACAAGCTGTTCAAACATATCGCATCAATAGTAAGGCAGCCTTTACAACTTACTTTGCGAATGTATTCAAAAATAGGTTGCTCGATATTCGCCGGATGCACATGACGGATAAACGGATTGCTAATTTCAAAGTGGAACGTTCGCTAGATTTATTTGCAAGTGAAGGTGAAGAAAACAATATAGAAAACCGCTTGAGAACCAAAGAGTTTCCACCTGAATATGTATATCTCTTCAATGAGACAATTAATAGATATGAAAAAAGTTTGTCTGATATGGAAAGAACGGCATATGGTTATTTCAAAAAAGGTTTTTCTTACGAAGAGATGGAAAAACTCACGGGCTTTACCAGAAAACAGGTTCATTCATTAATCGCTAAGTGTAAACGAAAGTATCGCAAAATATTATCAGAATATTTTGATGATAGGGACTAAAACGAAATTAGGCCATGCTCGGGTTGAAACTGTGCATGGTTTTTTCTCTGTTCATTTATGGATTAATTTTTATGGGATAGCTTACATTTACATAGTGAAAAAGTGAGCAAAGTAGTTTATGATATTTTTGGAAGTTTTGCCAGTTTTTCATTTATATGGGCGGTTTGCGCGAACGCTTGTAAATACATTTTAGGAGATTGTGTATGGAAATCTTGGGTATTATTGGTGTGTTTATCGGTATTTTACTGATTATTTGGTTTTCTGTTAAAGGGTTGCATATTATTATTGCGGCACCTTTATCTGCTTTGGTTGTAATTCTCGCTAACCAGATGGATATTTTTGGGTCTTTGGTTGGACAAGAGAATTCGTTTATGACAGCTTTGGCTGGGTTCTTGATTAATAACTTTGCGATTTTCTTATTGGGAGCTATTTTGGCACAATATATGGAAAAGAGTAATGCGACAGTGTCTATTGCCAACTTCATCTTGAGTAAGGTGGGGATGGGGTCTAAATATATGATTATGGTAGCGATTATGGCTATTGCAGCATTGTTAACTTATGGTGGGATTTCTTTATTTGTGGTTATGTTTGCGCTAGTACCGTTAGCCAAGCGAATCTTCAAACAAATGGATATCAACTGGGAATTGTTCCCTATTCCTTTATTTTTAGGTGCTGGGACCTTTACTATGTCTAGTTTGCCAGGAAATCCTTCGGTTCAAAATGCGATTCCAACTACAGCTTTGGGGACATCGTTAACGGCGGCACCGATTCTAGGGTTAATCGGGTCAGCAGTTCTTTTAGCTTTTGGCTTGCTGTATATGAAATGGTGCTTGGACCGGTCTGTGAAGAACGGCGAACATTTTGATACCTATTTAGAAGGTAAGGTGGATCTTAAAGGGGTAGCTGGTGATGTGGATGAATTGAAATTGCCATCTATTTGGATTTCATTAGCGCCGATTGTTACCTTGATTGCCATTATCTTGATTTTCTCTAGTGTGGCAAACATTATTTTAGTGGCTTTAGCAGCAGCGATTGTCTTATCAGCTATTCTATACCACAGCTACATTCCATCACAGAATATGACCTTGAATGCGGGGGCGACAGGGGCAATTATGGCAGCCTTCTCAACTTCATCTTCTGTAGCCTTTGGTTCAGTATTAACCTTGGCACCTGGTTTTGTGGTCATCCAACAAGCGATTACCTCTATTCCCGGTAGTCCAGTGATTGGATTGGTTGCATCGTCTGCCTTACTAAGTGGGATTACCGGTTCTGCTTCTGGGGCGATTGGGATTGTGATGAATACCCTAGCGCCAGATTATATTGCTATGGGGATTAATCCAGAGTTGGTCCACCGAAT from Aerococcus urinaeequi includes:
- a CDS encoding MetQ/NlpA family ABC transporter substrate-binding protein, whose amino-acid sequence is MKKIFRALGLALVVLVLAACGQSEETTKVKLGVVGDKNDQWEYLQDELLEKENIEIELVKFTDYRQPIVSLDDGSIDMHSALTEIYMDSINEEGGYSNTTLGYTTLNPMGVFSEKIDSLDELADGALVAIPDDVSNGSRALLLLQTAGLIELDESKGLLPTTSDITSNPKNLQFEEMAANQTARALADVDISLINNDMATDAGYVPTQDSIYLEPVAESSKPYYNVIAVQEDQTDNEVYKTILEYYQTDEVAAIIDEMSAGSSIPVWEGAPEPGSSN
- a CDS encoding BglG family transcription antiterminator; amino-acid sequence: MITDLLVEKILVLKKYDGYSIMFLEKVFEVDRRILFRDVERINDFLNKVKLEEFFFTDNKIVSPGWDKKELIKAISKFEENFLFQDERPLAIIIYIFIANSYISNYHFQDLFKMSKNTILNDIRISKEIAAEYNIRLKYSRSKGYHLIGNPINQRRLLEYAVTNILDLETGSWMIFFLTHKQVDSEVITKISKVLRESTDGIYVEKSLMRLSYILAILSISKFEPTDVFSSNQYHLLRGLDINNLTEGIVRFLPQLNDERFYIASRIMASLQGDLKRESTYFLQKKMDLIIEKVLGYLGIVNNNPQHFRVVFFNHFVPAYFRMVFGIYEHNPLKENVKSKYTDLYSIIKRVVIALEEKSDYTLSEDEIIYFVILFEGYIGTTKPINSQYKGIVVCPNGVSSSYILTKILRETLPEILIIDFYSMQEIYTLNKDTYDIIFTTRLIEDINKPQFEVSPVMKPVEESILKRKVYDYLGIHDSNLERVDEVLAILENHVTIPDYNVLQTELDTYFSEDINNLNNLQGGKNLNELLNSSRIKFVEKVADWREAITVASAPLLAQGFIEKQYITSMIESVEEFGPYIVLSPHVAVPHATPDKGVKRLGMSLLRLEDSVDFNLKEDKDDDKFVNLIFVLAPVDSKAHLKSLAQLANILDEENIIRKINEAKNPDEIMEIIDEEMEM
- a CDS encoding PTS sugar transporter subunit IIB, yielding MMKIVTVCGNGIGSSLLLKMKVETIAKEVGVSAQVESSDSNAAAGQKADLFVTVKEFANIFPENSNVCIVKSYTNKKKIQEDLIPYLEKFK
- a CDS encoding PTS ascorbate transporter subunit IIC, with the protein product MAILSFLQDILSEPAFLMGLIAFIGLVAMRSRWDKVLTGTLGPILGYLMLSAGSSVITANLDPLAQMIETGFNVTGVVPNNEAVTSVAQELLGVETMSILIMGYVFNLLIARFTRFKYIFLTGHHSFFMACLLSAVLGSLNFEGIQMILIGGFILGSWSAISPAIGQKYTLQVTDGEEIAMGHFGSLGYYLSALIGKYVGKNSKSTEDFEVPEQFGFLRNTTISTAITMVVFYLGAAVAAGPKFVSSLSGETNPYVYALLCGLTFAVGVTIVYNGVRLILADLIPAFEGIATKIIPNSVPAVDCAVFFPFAPTAVILGFVSSFIGGVIGMLALGAIGGVVIIPGLVPHFFCGATAGVYGNSTGGVRGATLGAFVNGLLLAFIPAFLLPVLGELGFSNTTFGDVDFGVIGIVLGNLGTWLGQVGIYIILALIAVSLLLPSLGKNKNDAINNVEMED
- a CDS encoding transaldolase; the protein is MVKIFTDGANIDEMLNDLKSPTVTGVTTNPSLMKVAGITDYIEFANKVVTNIKDYPISFEVFSDDIQVMKQEAEKIASIADNVYVKIPVMNTKGESTSELIKELSGKGIKLNVTAIFTLDQVEEVVNSLQNGIPSIVSVFAGRIADTGVDPIPLMKKALSITSQKEGCELLWASTREILNIYQANDIGVDIVTVPPALLKKYDKLKDKDLYEYSLETVEGFVKDGKELGYSIL
- the cysS gene encoding cysteine--tRNA ligase, which encodes MLKIYNTLTNQKEEFKPLVPGSISMYVCGPTVYNYIHIGNARSTVAFDTVRRYFEYRGFDVKYVSNFTDVDDKIINRANEEGLTPEQIADKYIEAFYEDTDALNVKRATKNPRVVENMDDIIQFVADLVDKDFAYVVDGDVYYRTRKFEKYGQLSDQNIDDLRAGASERLEADSQSKKEDVVDFALWKSAKPGEISWTSPWGEGRPGWHIECSVMATKLLGDTLDIHAGGHDLTFPHHENEIAQSEAHTGHTFANYWMHNGFVTMGDDDEKMSKSLGNFVLAHDLIQQVDPQVVRFFLASAHYRSPLRFNEENIQDATNNLNNLKTAYANLNYRFEDAKEQLDNDAKVLAQIKALENEFVEAMDDDVNTPNGLTVVYRLMRDMNVYTNQKEVSVPVLEAFKESFTALLTIFGVTLSDEKELLADDIQALIDERNQARADKNFARADEIRDQLKAEGIILDDTAQGTRWKRAQS
- a CDS encoding Mini-ribonuclease 3 — protein: MSENKSLTKNEIKQLSGLTLAYLGDASWEVVVRDHLVQSGLTKPKELHKAATEFVSAKGQALLVEAMQAEEGFLTEDEMTIFKRGRNAKSHSSAKNADIHTYRIATGFEALMGFAYLNDQDRFKEIAAFCIQYIQHAQKEEQENG
- the rlmB gene encoding 23S rRNA (guanosine(2251)-2'-O)-methyltransferase RlmB, whose translation is MARDNQRQQNRDRRPRSTNNEEELDQSPDFVYGFHAAMEVLEGDHDVNKVFLQTGLNEKNAQAILKAANKRNILVSNVPKEKLDTLSDGGNHQGVVMAIAAYKYAELEDIFKKAEEANEDPIIMVLDGIEDPHNLGSILRTADASGVHGVIIQNRRAVGLTQVVAKTSTGAIEHVPVVRVTNISKTIDLLKERGVWVFGTDMKGQSMWQMDATLPIAVVIGNEGKGVSPGVKKHLDGMITIPMRGHVQSLNASVAAGLLMYQIYQSRMGNS
- a CDS encoding NYN domain-containing protein, which gives rise to MVLRKERLIVDGYNMIGSWPLLVKLKNRDEIEAARDLLLATLSNYVGYHDIETWVIFDAMFVPGISKSYDQFNLHVVFTSEGQTADSYIEEMIVDLVSPLHNVTVATSDLAEQRIVFQKGALRQSAQELYRDVQKTNAEIAHGGNDYEYNKYQRSIPWSVHQLDKLNDFYRDLIDKKSE
- a CDS encoding sigma-70 family RNA polymerase sigma factor is translated as MAKQKQSKDQSQVLDLVLQGKNELTEEIFDALYQEVLPTLYANRWRIPKYILENDDYYQEARISLVQAVQTYRINSKAAFTTYFANVFKNRLLDIRRMHMTDKRIANFKVERSLDLFASEGEENNIENRLRTKEFPPEYVYLFNETINRYEKSLSDMERTAYGYFKKGFSYEEMEKLTGFTRKQVHSLIAKCKRKYRKILSEYFDDRD